One Triplophysa dalaica isolate WHDGS20190420 chromosome 11, ASM1584641v1, whole genome shotgun sequence genomic window carries:
- the ppifa gene encoding peptidylprolyl isomerase Fa — translation MLQMKNRLKYCSLAIAANRLVSGPPKKNPVVFMDIAADGEFIGRIIIELFAEVVPKTAENFRALCTGEHGFGYKGSVFHRIIPEFMCQGGDFTNHNGTGGKSIYGKKFKDENFKLKHTLPGVLSMANSGPNTNGSQFFICTAKTDWLDGKHVVFGQVTEGMESVSLMETYGLHDGGTVKKIVITDCGELK, via the exons ATGTTGCAGATGAAGAATCGTTTAAAATATTGCTCTCTAGCGATCGCTGCGAACAGGCTTGTTTCTGGACCGCCGAAGAAGAACCCTGTTGTGTTTATGGACATTGCAGCTGACGGAGAATTCATTGGAAGAATTATTATTGAG CTCTTTGCAGAAGTGGTTCCTAAAACAGCAG AGAACTTCCGGGCGCTTTGTACAGGAGAACATGGTTTTGGATATAAGGGttctgtgtttcacagaatCATCCCTGAGTTCATGTGTCAG GGTGGAGATTTCACTAATCATAATGGCACGGGTGGAAAATCTATTTATGGAAAGAAATTTAAGGATGAGAATTTTAAGCTGAAACACACCTTACCAG GTGTGCTGTCAATGGCAAACTCTGGGCCGAACACAAATGGATCGCAGTTTTTCATCTGCACCGCAAAGACAGACTG GCTCGATGGCAAGCACGTTGTGTTTGGTCAGGTCACAGAGGGCATGGAAAGCGTTTCTCTTATGGAGACCTACGGTTTACATGATGGAGGAACTGTAAAGAAGATTGTCATCACAGACTGTGGAGAACTCAAATGA